The Pseudorasbora parva isolate DD20220531a chromosome 21, ASM2467924v1, whole genome shotgun sequence sequence TTACATTcagatctgcctccatctagtttGCAACTCCCACTTTTTACCATCTAATCAGTTCCTGATTaacaaaatcaagtcctgcCCTACTTTCCCTCATTTTGTGATAAGCCATTTCACAATTTCAAATGCATGTCAACTTTAACACTATTTAGTGGTTTTATGACAGCCCACAGCACTCAGAATCAAATAGCATTTGAGTAACACTAAAAAATGACAATTACTTCACCCTTTGACATTAATTATTTAGAGTTTCATGGGACTGTGTGACCTATTTATTTTGTGCCTTGTGTAGATGCACACTGCATGTGGTTACTCTCTGATGTTCTGGTTTTGGTTAAAGTGGTAATGGACAGAACGTACAACTCAAAGTCAGATGACAAACtatgagagcgagagagagagtgggAGGAGGAGGGAGCAGTAAAAATGATGTACCGAAGAGGAAGGAGGATAAATAGATCCATAGGCGGGGGATGGCACAGGATAGGAATAGAACAGTGTGGTGAGTTGGAGAAGTAGACAGGTATTTTATAAATAGCCacctttgttttaaaatgtaaggatggttctttttttaaacattttggaATTATTGACTATATGATGTCAAATGTAGGGCAATATGCTTCCACCCCCCACCATCACCAGTATAGATCAATAGACCAATATAGATCCGAACATTTATTGAGTATTGACTTCAGCTGAACTGCAATATTTGTGTGATTTGCTTTTCTCTCGAATatattgcacacactgcaggagggattttggcccactcctccacacagatcttctctagatcagtcaggtttctggcttGTCGCTGAGAAACATGGAGTTTGAGCTGCCTCCAAAAATTCTCCATTGAATTTAGGTCTGgggactggctaggccacgccagaaccttgatatgcttttacagagccactccttggttatcctggctgtgtgctttgggtcattgtcatgttggaagacccagcctcgacccatattcaatgctctaactgagggaaggaggttgttccccaaaatcttgcatacatggcccggtcatcctctccttaatacagtgcagtcgccctgtcccatgtgcagaaaaacacccccaaagcatgatgctaccacccccatgcttcacagtagggatggtgttcttgggatggtactcatcattcttcttcctccaaacacgtttagtggaattatgaccaaaaagttatattttggtctcatctgaccatatgactttctcccatgactcctctggatcatccaaatggtcattggcaaacttaagacgggcctggacatgtgctggtttaagcaggggaaccttccagcctagtagttggattcttactgattgtatgggggtGGACATGTGGCTTTATGCAGCTAACCACCTCAAACAGGtacatctaatttaggataataaatggagtggaggtagacattttaaaggcaaacTAACAGacctttgagggtcagaattctagctgatagacagatgtttaaatacttatttgcagctgtatcatacaaataaatagtttaaaaaaaatcatatattgtgatttctagATCATGTCTCTCACattggacatgcacctacgatggcaatttcagacccctccatgatttccaagtgggagaacttgcaaaatagcagggcgctcaaatacttattttcctcactatatatatatatatatatatatagtgaggaaaataagtatttattttatatatatatatatatatatatatatatatatatatatatatatatatatatatatatatatatatatatatataaaaaatcctgctaaaagaggccacagccagttACTtgcatgaaagggtgtacatggtctgcaacaatgcttaggtaggtgttacgtgtcaaagtaacatccacatggatggcaggacccaaggtttcacATTTTCAAGCTTCACattgcctctgccggcttgcttgccttcttcccatagtgtatCCTGgtgtcatgtgttccccaggtaagcaacgcacACAAACCTGGaaatccacgtgatgtaaaaaaaaaaaaacgtgattCTTAACCATTGCTTTTCTTctattgctctgtggtccagttcttaTACTCACGTgtccactgttggcactttcggcAGTGGACGGAGTCAGCATGGGCATCCTGACCCGTCTGTGTCTATGCGGCCCTATACTCAACAAACTGCAaagcactgtgtattctgacacctttcgtTACAATAGCTTTCCTGTCTGATTGGACCACACGGCCAGCCTTCgttccccacgtgcatcaatgagccttgactACCCATGACCCTATCACCGGATCACTTCCTAGATATTGACcacagaccaggaacaccccacaagagctgcagttttggagatgctctgacccagtcgtttagccatcacaatttggcccttgtcaaactcgttcAAATTCTTattcttgcccatttttcctgcttctaacacatcaactttgaggataaaatgttcacttgctgcctaatatgtCCCACAAACGGGTGcattgatgaagagataatcagtattatttacttcacctgtcagaggtcataatgttatgcctgattggtctctctctctctatgtgtgtgtgtgaccctggaccacaaaaccagtcataagtcccacaggtatatttgtggcaatagccaacagtaCACTGTATGGGTCATaattatccatttttcttttatgccaataGATAAATattatgttccatgaagatattctgtacatttcctaccataaatatatcaaatgtatttgtccaaatgtaaatgtattattattaatatgcatTGTTAAGGAGTTAATTTGGACATctttaaacatgattttctcaattattattataatttttctgcaccctcagattcaaGATTTTCATATAGTTGTATCTAGGCCAAATATTATCCTATCCTAACACTAGGACCACACATCACGGAAATcttgatgtataaatctcaataaaattaaaaattatccTCATGAcaggttttgtggtccagggtgaCATATAGAAAACACTTAAAAGAGACATGTAGTACTTCTACtaaatatctttattttctttaaatacAGCAGAATTGGTCTGCTTATTAAACTGTGCAACAAAAATTGTAACTGTATAACAATAGCTTAATCAGTGAAGAAAACTCTTTCTCCTTCCTATTCTTATCTTTATGTGTTAATGCTTCATTTCTCATGGAATGGGCTGCCATCCTTCCTTCCCGCAGGCGACTCCATGGCCTGAACCACTTCAATGGCAGGAAGTCAGGGGCAGTCTGCAGACAGCTCTGGTACAAGCCTGACCTATTTAAATCCTGTCAAAGCAGGCGGACCTGTCTCTCACTTTCCTGCTCAGTGAGGGTCCGCAGGTTTTCTGAAGCTCAGCACCGAATACCAGCACACACAATCAATCAGTCGACCCTAGAATAAACAGTAAGTCTCAGATCGGATCCGTTTGATTGTAGTTGTCATGTGATGCGCTCATGAGGCCATAAGTCTCCCCTGATACATCGCCCCATTTACAAATCTCAAATTTCCTCATTGTGACATAGGATAATGACTCAGGGCAAATCATAGCCTGGGTAGAGATTCTGCCCTCATTATCATGACAGAGCCTTCATAAAAATGACGGTGAGAGCCAAACCAGGGCCAAGTAAATTAAAATGTGAACGGGACAGCATCTTAAATAgtataataaatacattcatTTGGAGTATAATGTACCGTCTAACTGCATACATAGCTTACATAGATTCTCTTGTTTAATTTGATAAACAAAATACACACCAGCTTGACAAGATCCAAAATAGTCCAGTCTATAGGAGATACTTTGTTTTTGAAGTTTTGAGTCAAAAGCCCAATGATGAAAAACACACTTAGTACATACATTCAGGTAAGTGACAACTAATATCGAAGGCAAAATTTGACACATTTAGCTTAGGCATTTTGATGATTGAATTGAACCCTGGTTGGGCTAAGTATGAACAAACCCAACCGttggtttacatttttaattctgAACGATTGGGTtcgtccatatttgacccaaacaaGGGTTGAAACAGTGTGATGAGTGAATTTATAACACTAAACGATGCACTAAAAGTTGACTATGAATTGTATTATCGTATATGCCTACTGAAGTTCTCTTGAATGGTTAATCTGTAATGCTAATGGTTAATCATCTACAACTTTgttaaatatttgaaaatgCAATTGTTTTATACTATTAGTTTAATACTATAAGACCTCACCGCAAACAGTCCATTGGGAAACGTACGTTTGCTGTAGAATGCAAAATAATGTGTGGTTGACTCCAGATAAAAATGTGGAGAATGTTTCTGACCAGAATAAAGATACTGTGTCATACTGTTGAATACCAGTGACGCTTATAAAGTCCCCCGAATTACATTATAAAGACAGAACTAAATTACTAACCTAATGCAATACTGCCACCTAGAGGTGAGTGCTTTTTAAGATTTAGACTTGCATAAATACCAAAATATAAATAGGCAATTCCAGAGACAGTAAAAGTGTTGAACATTTTTAGTCataaaaagccatatttttcaaaggtatttacatttattaaagaaGGAACTGCAAGGAGGTAAATACAGTACAATATAGTGTCAACCTGGTGCATCACATTTTAGGCACTtagcataaaaaaaataaactcgTCTCTCAGATCCTAATAAAACCTGTGTGACATGGGCATAATAAGAAGGAGGAAGGACATTTTGCCTCAGGACAAACATTATTTGGTTGAAAGGTGTCTTGAGTGAGGACTATATTTTTGCTCATTCATGCCATGACATTACTTGTTTCAAACTGGGCCATTTGAGCTAAATATTAGTCAACTGTTATGGTTTGCATAAACAATTCCACTACTTCACATGTATAACAGTGATTGTCATGTTACAAAGAGGGTGATGTTTACCAAGtgaatatttaaaatacatctGTATAGGCCAACAACATAGTTCTCATGAGGACGAAAGCACAAAAAAGTAAAGCGTCAGAGAAATTACTGACAACTATAATACACGGAACACTCGCTACTGAAATGAAGGATGGATTATTACCTCTGTGCCATCAAAGCTtggacaaaatggacaaaaaaaggattaatagacagacaaatTAAAACATCTGTCCTGACAATTACAGAGAACTCTTAGTGAGACTTCAGCGTGGCAGATCAGAGCACTTGTGAGGCGGTTACCTCAGATTTAAAGAGAAACTCTACAGAATTATCTCAAAAATTAACAGATTGACAGAAGAACAATTTAAAAGCACCATTGAGCACACTGTATCACTTCTGGAGAGTAGTAACTGGGTTgacatgtaaaaaaaagttaatcaaGAGTCTAGTAAAGCAGGCTTTTAATGCAAAGAATATACTGAATGTTATAAAACAACTGTTCATATGGGACAGAAACCCATATTAAACAGACTTGATTTGACACTATCAATGAACAAATAGTGTCTCAAAAAGAGTTTAACTTCTGCTTTCACGGTTTACAAATGAGTTGAAAGCAAAAATCAATGTAGTCTAGCACAAACGAATGGTCAATCTTAATCTTTGAACTCTGCTAAGCACACAATAATCTTACAAATGTGGACTTTACCATGAAATGAAACTGACCTTGTTAAAACTTTGAGGCAGAATGAGGCACTCAAGTATCACAGAAAATGAAAATACAGTTAGTGTTTGGTTGGCTATTTGAGGTTTGTTGGCTTGCATCTCAGTACATCCtgttttatcttattttagtAAAGTACATTTACAGGTGCATTTCTTCATTTCAAATAAGACAAAGGACAACAAAAGCACCAAAGCCATAACTAACAGATGTAGGTTCAGAATAACTTCACAGAGAAAAACAATTCTAAACATTATAAAGTCCATTATTGCTACTGAAAGGACACCGGGTCTGATGTAATGAAGAGGGATGCATGGTACAGGCAAAACATAACGCTAAGAAACAACATGAGAACAAATACAGCGTATTAATGGTAAACCACCTCAACGGGCACATCATTTCAAAAGGATGGCTTCCACAGGAACCGGGTGGGCTTGTTTTTAGGTAATATTCAAAAATAATACTTGGAATGGAATAGGTCACCCGAAAATGAAAACCGCCATTtagtcaccctcatgtcgttccaaatctGTAACACAAAATTTCAGAAAACATCCTGAAGaatgtttttacagtttttgcccATGCACTGAAAATCAATGGTCCAAAAACAACATTAAACCACAATGACGttcattgtatgaacaaaaaactaaagtcataagggtttggaacgacatgaacTATATGACAAATGTTAATTTTCGGGtgaactgtcactttaaaatgcAGATCTGTCAAtgcatttttaacttttttcaaaatattgaaACCCAAAGAACATTAATGGGAAAACAATATGGTTCAATGATGTATGTAGGACATAGGTAGCCAACTTAAACCATACTGAATTGGTACATATTGTTTAAATCTACAGTCAAACAGCTTCAGAATGAAATTTAATTACTTCTTTATAAACTGGACCATTCACTCATTCAAAGACTATGGAATTACCTGAGAAATTGGTTCAATTGTCTGCATTAAAAAAGGTCAATAAGAGACAGCACCATCTTAAACCAGTGATCTTCCTGCTTGCACCATAAACATACAGTGTGTCCAGTTTTCACAGTTCCATTCTATACATAGTCAAGGGCTTCAATTTAAATATACAAGGGTGAAAACTATTTACATACAAACTTGTTTCAGGTACCAAACTCTTCTCTATTACACTATACCCTTTAAAAGCTTCTGGAGAAAAATCTATGGAAAAATAATATCGACAGGTTAACTGTATCTTGCTGtactatataaaaaaagaagaaaaaaaaagttttctacAATGAAGGATGGCATTTGGCCCAATCCAGGGGCTCCGTAGTTGCATTAGAACAGCTTATTCCAGTCTCTTGTTGCCTCCATTAGATGCCGTTGACCATGGCCAATCCAGTCCTCCTGGTTGTTGAAAACTCGGCCACAAAACCAGCAACAAAATGTTGACTGCTGCTCTGATCCAGCAGATGAGGACCTCACCACCTCATACTTATTTCTGCTagtcttttttaactttagtttcAGTATGAATCTCTCTTGAACAGTGCCTCCTAATGGCCTTGATCTTTCGTTCCCATTGCCATTGGAAACATTTTGCTTTGAAAGTGCATTTGGAGACTCAGAGAGGGCTTTAACTGTACTTTGGGACAGTGCAACCTTGAGGACATCCCCTTTGTATTTGTTCACTGTCCTCATGATGCTAGCAACTTCAGGAATGTCTGCATCAGGGTGGTTCAGCACAACCACAGGCTGGTTTCGACGGGGACATTTGATTTCTTGAAGTGGGCTAAAGGGACAGAGCCTCAGCATTCTGATGACATCTTTCGCAACAGGCTCCCAAATTGAGGTAGCATCTCTCTCAGCCGACTTGCTTGAGATTTTCCTCGTTTTGGAGGAGCTCTCCAGCATTTCCTCAAACAAAGCCCTTCGCCGCCGTTTCCTTTGGCTTTGTGGACGGATGGGACTGGGAACAAGTGGCAACTTCTGTAATGCTACATCATGATCAGCCCTGCTTTTGATTTGAATGTTGGATTGGGGTAGAAAATGTTTAAGCTGTGATGCTGGGATGAGTTTATGAGTGAAACCTTGGGAATTAGTAGAGGTTTTCAGACCTGCCGACACATTGGTTAAAGATTTATTTGAGGACATTAACAAGCAAGGTGACTGTAAAGAGCTTGTGGCAAGGTATATTGACTTTTTTGCTGTGGTGTATGGAGTGGTGGAGAGAAATCTGGTGCCGTTGGGACCTCTAACTATCTTAAGGAATACCCTGTTTTTGCCAGCCTCATTTAATTGGTTGCCCTGGTTCAAAGCTTTCCCATCTGAACTGTTCAAAAGTATACCTGACTTAGCTGGAGAAATGTATCTAACCAAGTAAGCTTGTCTCCCAGACTGCAAGGGACTGGTTTTATCTGCCGAGTTCACAGGCATGGCCAATACAGGACGAGTTGCAAGCACAGTCTTAGAACTTGGACCATTTGACTCTGTACTAACTGGGGTAACAGGGAGTGGCCTCTGAACTAAATAGCAAGTTTGTGGCACGTTGGTTGCCTGTTCTCCAGACAAGACAAGAGATGCTTTAAGAGCTGCAGCATTGACAAAGTAGCGGTTTCCACTGCCACTTGGTGCAATTTGGATAGACGTTTGACCTTTAGTTTCCAGACCTGAACTTTTTGCAGACATGCCAATTCTGCCTCCATTTAAAGTCAGAGCTACTCCCTTAGTCTTGCTGGCTGTCTCAATCCCAGGTTTCACATAGGACACATTAATTTTGGGAGAACTGGACTTAGAAATAAGCTTGAACCCAGCTCCACTTTTCAGCTGAACTGGCACAGCATATGGAGTGTCTGTAGTTTGAAGGAACATCTGCTGTTTTCCTTCAGGTGTTTGCAAAATCCGAAGTGTGGTTTTGGTCGGCCTAACAGTTTCTTGTCCTGTAGCTGAAGACCTCATTCTTTCCTTCTCTAGCTGGTGACTGATAATGGCGTCCGAGTGCTTTTCAAGTATCTTTCCCAAAACAGCCGCACTAGTCAAGCTTGCTGCTGTGCTCTCACTTACAAGCGTGATGCCTTCTGTTTTTTTCTCTGAGGCTGATGAACAAGCTGTTTCTACTCCTTTTTCTGGAAGCACAGGAATGAGTGAATCATCAACAGTAGCTATGCACTCATCAACCTCGATATCGCTATCTGACACTCGCTCTAATGCTTTCTCTCCACTTTCAGAGAGCGGATCACTCTCATTAGCCACTCCCTTACTATCTTCTTCCACTGGAAGAGGCGGCGATGCCGGCAAAGTTAAGCTCCAGTCACCAAAATCCTCCTCACACTCTTCTTCCTCCAGCTCCTGCGGTGAGTCTTCCTCAGGCAGCAATGAATCAGGAGAGCTCCCTAAGGAATCTTTAGAATAATTGTGGAAACTAAAGACCTCTTGACTTGGGGAATTGAAAAAGTTATTTTCAACCTCTCTGTTACAATCTTTGGCATCAGGTGATGCACCTTTACTAGTTCCATTTTGTGAGTTTGCCTCAGTGAACTTTACAACTACACTGTCTGAAGCTTTAGTCTTACTTAAGTCAGAAGGAGCATCTGGGTAAAACTGAGAGCTCTCTCCAACTTTTGTGTTAGAAGTCTTAATGTCAGTCATCTCACAAAATGAGGTCTCAACTTTATCCTGCCCTTCTGCAGCCACTGAATCAATGAGTTTTTTTTCCACAGAACTTTTAATAGGAGAGCTCTGTACAATGTTCTTCTTACATGGTTTACCAACTTTTAAACTGAATCGAGGTTCCTGAATAAGAGATTCTTCTGACAGCACAGAAAATGTTGCATCTGCAGTTGTATGTGGAAGTTTAGATTTCAGGATATCAACACATGTGAACTTGTCATCTATAGACATTTCAGGTTCAGATTTTGAATTGGAAGAGTCACAGGAAGGATGTGTGGTTTCATTAACAGGAGACAGAGATCCTGAGGGTTGATTCACAATGGAAGCTAATGCTGCAGCCTTATATTGAGATGGGTCTAATTGAGCAATTTGCAAATCAGAGAGTGCAGTCTCAGAATCAGCAGAGAAAAGCTCTGATTTTGAAACAGGAGGTGTGGTGGCTGGATTTGCTGTCTGGATATCATCAATGTAGCTTTTTCCCCTTGAGCTGAAGATAGATGCCTCATGAATATGTGGCGATGACCTCCCATTCCATTGGTGACACTGACACAGGGAAAGTGCAGCATTTTTTGATGCTGTAGACAGTACTTTAGTACCACGTGAGACTTCGGTATCCTCATTATTAACCGGCCATGCTTTACTTGTAATCTTAAAGCTTATTTTGTGGTGCTCTGTCAGAGGGGGATGGTTGCCAATGTGATTTTCAAATTCTGGTGACTCTTCTTTTATTAAAGATGACTCATTTGATTCTCCAGACTCTAAACTGAGGAGAGATCCTATGCTTGGTGAGGACGAAGAGCAGGGGCTTCTGGTTGTTTTATCTTCATCTTCACCAATGTGTGAATCGGAAACCTCATTTTCAGTAGAGTCCTCTGGTTTTGTAGGTATGACTTTTAGAACTAAATGTTTTTTACCATCTACTATCTTAAAGCCCATGACTTTAGTGGTACAGTTTGGTGGaatagatattttatttttcaccaTAAGAACAGTCAGTCCATTGCTGTTGGATGAATTCAGAAGTCCTGGACTAATATCATGCTCTTGTAACTTTGGTAGTTGCATTGTTGATGGAATAAGGTGAAAAGTTTGTGGCTCACTTTGTACGGGGGATTTTGTCCATTTATTATTCTCTTTTTTAACCCCAACAGCTCTCTCAAGAAACTGCTGGGTCTCCTCCAAGGTTTTTTCAGGATTAAACAACCTGCCATTATGATCAAGTAGACCTACACCAGAGAGCGAGTTAAGTTTGGACATCCACTGCGGTTCTCTGGATCCTCCAACTGGAGGAGACTTCTTAAGCAACAGTTTTAGTC is a genomic window containing:
- the si:ch211-214e3.5 gene encoding zinc finger protein 518A → MEVDLTASDDPPESHDQSQDDETLLDHTLPLELAHQLPETASCNEHCDETPPESATDNLHTDGKVSGKTPCKMQQGAIFSGKILSFCCAECKDDTTYSPNDLLKHFQASHKGSLPTYPCDLCSFVTNEFSSLQRHRIGHRNTLVTCEICNDGVQYSLLLLTRHFTTCHSRNGQFSCKKCEFSTRDAGTFVQHIHHHNERNHKCGKCPHGSPTQGELQKQNSVHSGTFPFSCQICGYSAARKEYLNKHLTVAHGEEMNKRRANEDNSGVNSSGLKLLLKKSPPVGGSREPQWMSKLNSLSGVGLLDHNGRLFNPEKTLEETQQFLERAVGVKKENNKWTKSPVQSEPQTFHLIPSTMQLPKLQEHDISPGLLNSSNSNGLTVLMVKNKISIPPNCTTKVMGFKIVDGKKHLVLKVIPTKPEDSTENEVSDSHIGEDEDKTTRSPCSSSSPSIGSLLSLESGESNESSLIKEESPEFENHIGNHPPLTEHHKISFKITSKAWPVNNEDTEVSRGTKVLSTASKNAALSLCQCHQWNGRSSPHIHEASIFSSRGKSYIDDIQTANPATTPPVSKSELFSADSETALSDLQIAQLDPSQYKAAALASIVNQPSGSLSPVNETTHPSCDSSNSKSEPEMSIDDKFTCVDILKSKLPHTTADATFSVLSEESLIQEPRFSLKVGKPCKKNIVQSSPIKSSVEKKLIDSVAAEGQDKVETSFCEMTDIKTSNTKVGESSQFYPDAPSDLSKTKASDSVVVKFTEANSQNGTSKGASPDAKDCNREVENNFFNSPSQEVFSFHNYSKDSLGSSPDSLLPEEDSPQELEEEECEEDFGDWSLTLPASPPLPVEEDSKGVANESDPLSESGEKALERVSDSDIEVDECIATVDDSLIPVLPEKGVETACSSASEKKTEGITLVSESTAASLTSAAVLGKILEKHSDAIISHQLEKERMRSSATGQETVRPTKTTLRILQTPEGKQQMFLQTTDTPYAVPVQLKSGAGFKLISKSSSPKINVSYVKPGIETASKTKGVALTLNGGRIGMSAKSSGLETKGQTSIQIAPSGSGNRYFVNAAALKASLVLSGEQATNVPQTCYLVQRPLPVTPVSTESNGPSSKTVLATRPVLAMPVNSADKTSPLQSGRQAYLVRYISPAKSGILLNSSDGKALNQGNQLNEAGKNRVFLKIVRGPNGTRFLSTTPYTTAKKSIYLATSSLQSPCLLMSSNKSLTNVSAGLKTSTNSQGFTHKLIPASQLKHFLPQSNIQIKSRADHDVALQKLPLVPSPIRPQSQRKRRRRALFEEMLESSSKTRKISSKSAERDATSIWEPVAKDVIRMLRLCPFSPLQEIKCPRRNQPVVVLNHPDADIPEVASIMRTVNKYKGDVLKVALSQSTVKALSESPNALSKQNVSNGNGNERSRPLGGTVQERFILKLKLKKTSRNKYEVVRSSSAGSEQQSTFCCWFCGRVFNNQEDWIGHGQRHLMEATRDWNKLF